In one Desulfoferula mesophila genomic region, the following are encoded:
- the dksA gene encoding RNA polymerase-binding protein DksA has product MNEKKLEFFRKLLNEKLDELGKEAERTVAGMTDSKENFPDPTDRAAMESDRNFLLRIRDRERKLISKIREALDRIDDGTFGICESCGEDISEKRLKARPVTTLCIDCKKKQEANERARGL; this is encoded by the coding sequence ATGAATGAAAAGAAGCTCGAGTTCTTCCGCAAGCTTTTAAACGAAAAGCTGGACGAGCTCGGCAAGGAAGCCGAGCGTACCGTGGCGGGCATGACCGACAGTAAAGAGAATTTTCCCGACCCCACCGATCGGGCGGCCATGGAGTCGGACCGCAATTTCTTGCTGCGCATCCGCGACCGGGAGCGCAAACTCATCAGCAAGATCCGCGAGGCCCTGGATCGCATTGACGACGGGACCTTCGGCATCTGCGAATCCTGCGGCGAGGATATAAGCGAAAAGCGCCTCAAGGCGCGCCCGGTCACCACCCTGTGCATTGATTGCAAAAAAAAGCAAGAGGCCAACGAACGGGCCCGCGGTCTCTGA
- a CDS encoding ABC transporter permease produces the protein MSISGHLAELTRNRALVWALVGRELKGRYRGSLFGFLWTFLNPLMLLAVYALVFSVYFRIDMPHYAVFMFTGLLPWVFFSSSVNEGAGAITEGGSLVTKVMFPLQVLPAVKVMANFVNYLLSLPILFAFYLADGVAFTWCMLAFFVVAAVHLLFTYALVLLLSAANVFLRDTKHMVNNFLTLWFFLTPILYPLAQVPEAFRPLIYFNPAAVITLAYHDLFFWGRWPAWGQLAGVAGLSLVMLVVAVVVFEHYKEYFAEKI, from the coding sequence GTGAGTATTAGCGGACACCTAGCCGAACTGACCCGCAACCGCGCCCTGGTATGGGCCCTGGTGGGCCGCGAGCTCAAGGGCCGCTACCGGGGCTCCCTGTTCGGCTTTTTGTGGACCTTTTTGAACCCCCTGATGCTCCTGGCGGTCTACGCCCTGGTGTTCTCAGTGTATTTCCGCATCGACATGCCCCACTACGCGGTGTTCATGTTCACCGGCCTGTTGCCCTGGGTGTTTTTCTCCAGCAGCGTGAACGAAGGCGCCGGGGCCATCACCGAGGGGGGCAGCCTGGTCACCAAGGTTATGTTCCCCTTGCAGGTGTTGCCCGCGGTCAAGGTGATGGCCAACTTCGTCAACTACCTGCTCAGCCTGCCCATCCTGTTTGCCTTCTACCTGGCCGACGGCGTGGCCTTCACCTGGTGCATGCTGGCCTTTTTCGTGGTGGCGGCGGTGCACCTGTTGTTCACCTACGCCCTGGTGCTGCTGCTCTCGGCGGCCAACGTCTTTTTGCGCGACACCAAACACATGGTGAACAACTTCCTTACCTTGTGGTTCTTTTTGACTCCCATCCTCTACCCCCTGGCCCAGGTGCCCGAGGCCTTCCGCCCGCTGATCTACTTCAACCCGGCGGCGGTGATCACCCTGGCCTACCACGACCTGTTCTTCTGGGGCCGCTGGCCCGCCTGGGGACAGCTGGCCGGGGTGGCCGGGCTCAGCCTGGTTATGCTGGTGGTGGCCGTGGTAGTCTTCGAGCACTACAAGGAGTATTTCGCCGAGAAGATATGA
- the moaC gene encoding cyclic pyranopterin monophosphate synthase MoaC, producing the protein MKLSHLDDKGAARMVDVGHKPPTQRRAIARSRVALGPATLELLTSGGLPKGDALAVARVAGIMAAKQTPALIPLCHPLPLSAVSVELTPEADGVLIEATASTTAPTGVEMEAMTAASVAALALYDMIKGVERGARITGVWLVMKEGGASGHWDRED; encoded by the coding sequence GTGAAACTCAGCCACCTGGACGACAAGGGCGCGGCCCGCATGGTGGACGTGGGCCACAAGCCGCCCACCCAGCGCCGGGCCATCGCCCGCTCCCGGGTGGCGCTCGGCCCGGCCACCCTGGAGCTACTCACCTCCGGCGGGCTGCCCAAGGGCGACGCCCTGGCCGTGGCCCGGGTGGCGGGCATCATGGCCGCCAAGCAGACCCCGGCGCTGATCCCCTTGTGCCACCCCCTGCCCCTGAGCGCGGTCAGCGTGGAGCTGACCCCGGAGGCCGACGGGGTGCTCATCGAGGCAACTGCCTCCACCACCGCCCCCACCGGGGTGGAGATGGAGGCCATGACCGCCGCCTCGGTGGCCGCCCTGGCCCTCTACGACATGATCAAGGGCGTGGAGCGCGGAGCGCGAATCACCGGGGTCTGGCTGGTGATGAAAGAGGGGGGGGCCAGCGGCCACTGGGACCGGGAAGATTAG
- the rpoZ gene encoding DNA-directed RNA polymerase subunit omega: MARVTVEDCLREVPNRFSLVHLTAKRVRQLREGAPPMIPVKNKEVVVALREIAAGYVYPVSAAEAEKERAEAEARERDRLAQAQMALEAAALAEETAEEVDEAEEDEESKD, translated from the coding sequence ATGGCTCGAGTAACGGTGGAAGATTGCCTCAGAGAGGTGCCCAACCGCTTTTCGTTGGTGCATCTGACGGCCAAGCGGGTGCGCCAGCTGCGGGAGGGCGCTCCGCCCATGATCCCGGTGAAGAACAAAGAGGTGGTGGTGGCCCTGCGCGAGATCGCGGCGGGTTACGTATACCCGGTTAGCGCCGCCGAGGCCGAGAAGGAGCGCGCCGAGGCCGAGGCCCGCGAGCGCGACCGCCTGGCCCAGGCCCAGATGGCCCTGGAGGCCGCCGCCCTGGCCGAAGAGACCGCCGAAGAGGTGGACGAGGCCGAAGAGGACGAGGAATCCAAGGACTAG
- a CDS encoding undecaprenyl-phosphate glucose phosphotransferase, translating to MFQQRLKFFRSILYLGDLVLVGLAWFGAYFLRFYLPILPVTKGIPPLGLYSMLLLLMLADFAVVMPLSGLYRRPWAGTGRALWPVLRAALVGVVVAVTLTWFLRPYDFSRLVFLHFFVLLAAGMLVYRPVLRRFWRRAYPENAGERVLIVGSAELAEQVAQNIKKNPVLGLSVVGFLSRDEAKVGRRVAGLRVLGSFAQVAQIVAQRHIQVVIIALPLSAHDDLPLVLEGLSQELVDVRIVPDLYRFMSLGSTVESFEGMPIIGLRGNRLEGWPRVLKRAMDVAGSLLFLTLFSPLMALIALGVKLSSPGPVLYRQRRMGLDGVDFQMLKFRTMRVGAESETGPVWASPDDPRRTRLGAILRRTSLDELPQFFNVLSGEMSLVGPRPERPELIASFRSQIPGYMLRHMVKAGITGWAQINGWRGNTDLNKRIEHDLYYIENWSLWFDIKIILLTPFRGLISPNAY from the coding sequence ATGTTCCAGCAACGGCTTAAGTTTTTCCGCTCCATCCTCTACCTGGGCGATTTGGTCTTGGTGGGCTTGGCCTGGTTCGGCGCCTATTTCCTGCGCTTTTACCTGCCTATCCTTCCCGTGACCAAGGGCATTCCGCCGCTGGGCCTCTACAGCATGCTCCTGTTGCTGATGCTGGCCGATTTCGCGGTGGTCATGCCCCTTAGCGGGCTATACCGCCGCCCCTGGGCCGGCACCGGCCGTGCCCTGTGGCCGGTGTTGCGCGCGGCGCTGGTGGGGGTGGTGGTGGCCGTAACCCTCACCTGGTTCCTCAGGCCCTACGACTTCAGCCGCTTGGTTTTCCTGCACTTTTTCGTGCTGCTCGCGGCAGGGATGCTCGTGTACCGCCCCGTGCTGCGCCGTTTTTGGCGGCGGGCCTATCCGGAAAACGCCGGGGAGCGGGTGCTCATCGTGGGCTCGGCGGAGCTGGCCGAGCAGGTGGCCCAAAACATCAAGAAAAACCCGGTGTTGGGCCTGAGCGTGGTGGGCTTCCTTTCCCGCGACGAGGCCAAGGTGGGCCGCCGGGTGGCCGGGCTCAGAGTGCTGGGCTCTTTTGCCCAGGTAGCCCAGATCGTGGCCCAGCGCCACATCCAGGTGGTGATCATCGCCTTGCCGCTGAGCGCCCACGACGACCTGCCGCTGGTTTTGGAGGGCCTGTCCCAGGAACTGGTGGACGTGCGCATCGTGCCCGACCTGTACCGCTTCATGAGCCTGGGCAGCACGGTGGAGTCCTTTGAGGGCATGCCCATCATCGGCCTCAGGGGCAACCGCCTGGAAGGCTGGCCCCGGGTGCTCAAGCGGGCCATGGACGTGGCGGGATCGCTGCTTTTCCTCACGCTGTTCAGCCCCCTGATGGCCCTGATCGCCCTGGGGGTCAAGCTTTCCTCCCCCGGCCCGGTGCTCTATCGCCAGCGGCGCATGGGCCTGGACGGGGTGGATTTTCAGATGCTCAAGTTCCGCACCATGCGGGTGGGGGCCGAGTCCGAGACAGGCCCGGTGTGGGCCAGCCCCGACGACCCCCGCCGCACCCGCTTGGGGGCCATTCTGCGGCGCACCAGCCTGGACGAGCTGCCCCAGTTTTTCAACGTCCTGAGCGGCGAGATGAGCCTGGTGGGCCCCCGGCCCGAACGCCCCGAGCTGATCGCCAGCTTCCGCAGCCAGATCCCCGGCTACATGCTGCGCCACATGGTCAAGGCGGGCATAACCGGCTGGGCCCAGATAAACGGCTGGCGGGGCAACACCGACCTGAACAAGCGCATCGAGCACGACCTGTACTATATTGAGAACTGGTCCCTGTGGTTCGACATCAAGATCATCCTGCTCACCCCCTTCCGGGGCCTGATCAGCCCCAATGCCTATTAG
- the dnaJ gene encoding molecular chaperone DnaJ, producing the protein MIKRCYYEILEVERSADQETIKKAYRRMALQYHPDRNPDDAEAEDRFKEAAEAYEVLRDPEKRRLYDAYGHDGLKSSGFQGFSGMGDIFGAFGDIFEGLFNGFTGGHPGRSSGPRPGRDLRYDLELTLEQIATGHSETITIGREASCPECNGTGQAGGEEPVVCQVCGGQGQVARAQGLFRVVTTCPQCRGEGRVVTDPCSNCRGRGRVREEKEISVQIPAGIAHGQRLRMRSEGEGGYQGGGPGDLYVVIHEVPHQVFERQGKDLYRRQEVSMFQAALGQEVAVESLVDGPQPLSIPAGSDTGEVVRIKGLGLPGLRGERRGDMYVQLLVRTPRKLNKRQRELMEELAALGDAEAAPAPEEQAAAKPRKKKKRGIFSK; encoded by the coding sequence ATGATTAAACGCTGTTATTACGAAATCCTGGAGGTCGAGCGCTCGGCCGACCAGGAGACGATCAAAAAAGCCTACCGCCGCATGGCCTTGCAGTATCACCCGGACCGCAATCCGGACGACGCCGAGGCCGAGGATCGCTTCAAGGAGGCCGCCGAGGCCTACGAGGTGTTGCGCGATCCGGAAAAGCGCCGGCTTTACGACGCTTATGGCCATGATGGCCTCAAAAGCTCCGGGTTCCAGGGCTTCAGCGGCATGGGCGACATCTTCGGTGCCTTTGGCGACATCTTCGAGGGCCTGTTCAACGGCTTCACCGGAGGCCACCCGGGCCGCTCCAGCGGGCCCCGGCCGGGGCGCGACCTGCGCTACGACCTGGAGCTGACCCTGGAGCAGATCGCCACCGGCCACAGCGAGACCATCACCATCGGGCGCGAAGCCTCCTGCCCCGAGTGCAATGGCACCGGCCAGGCCGGGGGCGAGGAGCCGGTGGTGTGCCAGGTCTGCGGTGGCCAGGGCCAGGTGGCCAGGGCCCAGGGCTTGTTCCGGGTGGTCACCACCTGCCCCCAATGCCGGGGCGAAGGCCGGGTGGTCACCGACCCCTGCTCCAATTGCCGGGGCCGGGGCCGGGTGCGCGAGGAAAAAGAGATCAGCGTGCAGATCCCGGCGGGCATCGCCCACGGCCAGCGCCTGCGCATGCGCTCCGAGGGCGAGGGCGGCTACCAGGGCGGCGGGCCCGGCGATCTCTACGTGGTGATCCACGAGGTGCCCCACCAGGTCTTCGAGCGCCAGGGCAAGGACCTCTACCGCCGCCAAGAGGTAAGCATGTTCCAGGCCGCCCTGGGCCAGGAAGTGGCCGTGGAGAGCCTGGTGGACGGACCCCAGCCCCTGAGCATCCCCGCCGGGTCCGATACCGGCGAGGTGGTGCGCATCAAGGGCCTGGGCCTGCCGGGGCTTAGGGGCGAGCGCCGGGGCGACATGTACGTGCAGCTCTTGGTGCGCACCCCCCGCAAGCTCAATAAGCGCCAGCGGGAGCTGATGGAAGAGCTGGCCGCCCTGGGCGACGCCGAGGCGGCCCCGGCTCCCGAGGAGCAGGCCGCGGCCAAACCCCGCAAGAAAAAGAAGCGGGGCATTTTCTCGAAGTAG